One region of Chryseobacterium sp. SORGH_AS_0447 genomic DNA includes:
- a CDS encoding type VI secretion system Vgr family protein, whose product MKTEPQDILKSPSFRPSQNADGISQNHHTGINRLVKLSLVIEGKVIKYYKHFKLIQSARRHHEFSVTLAHDALGGRQTHTLEEANKFLGKRLTAVISYKDIDNSPERTFVGVITGVGFSQEKMSLGNIVLTGYSPTILLDGAPHIQSFGGASPVNMGIIATEVIKQGIDPSRFDIRVDTNNYSQIIYSSQYDETHYNYLARMAEAYGEQFYYDGEVLHFGKLPPQNKPIRLTYGSSANDIRVELKAVHTKPQFYGYNSSKNEKLTSGETPIQHVSDLAKTAYAHNEKIYKTPALQVAPIKASTHLDVEYSQRSTAGSEAVNVFSLSGNTTVPFLHPGCVVDVQMRKVDSNESDYFTRIMVTEASHEIDTIGHYTGSFEGIASDTGFMPKPEFKMPKAEPQIATVISNADPEGQGRVQVRFDWQTNDTTHYIRMMSPDAGGTDQITQNRGYVAIPEVGDQVMVNFVHSHPDRPFVMGGMFHGGVGLGGGMDNRVKSIQTRSGHRVVFTEDESIIITDKSGNEIHLDTTGSNITITAPETMTFNCKNMNINVGMNMTTNVGMNKSDTIMVNHTESVGSMKYLSTGADFMTNVVGRMSHYVKGDMEVYGEKEHKLTSMKGVEINSEGKVEHHAEKEVQNNSGEKSKNH is encoded by the coding sequence ATGAAAACAGAACCACAAGATATATTGAAAAGCCCTTCATTCCGTCCTTCACAGAATGCCGACGGAATCTCCCAGAACCACCATACCGGGATCAACAGGCTGGTAAAGCTTTCCTTGGTCATCGAAGGGAAAGTTATAAAATATTATAAGCATTTCAAACTTATTCAAAGCGCAAGGCGACATCATGAATTCAGTGTAACGCTGGCCCATGACGCTTTGGGCGGACGGCAGACCCACACTCTTGAAGAAGCCAATAAATTTCTCGGGAAACGTCTGACGGCCGTTATTTCCTATAAAGACATTGATAACAGTCCGGAAAGAACTTTTGTAGGCGTTATTACAGGAGTAGGATTTAGCCAGGAAAAAATGAGCCTCGGAAATATTGTGCTTACCGGCTACAGTCCGACCATCCTGCTGGATGGTGCTCCGCATATCCAGAGCTTTGGCGGCGCTTCGCCCGTCAACATGGGGATCATTGCCACTGAAGTGATTAAGCAGGGGATCGATCCCAGCCGTTTCGACATAAGAGTGGATACAAATAATTATTCGCAGATTATTTACAGCAGTCAGTATGACGAAACGCATTACAATTATCTGGCAAGAATGGCCGAAGCGTATGGCGAACAGTTTTATTATGATGGGGAAGTCCTGCATTTCGGAAAGCTTCCGCCTCAGAATAAGCCAATCAGATTAACCTACGGCAGCAGTGCCAATGATATCAGGGTAGAATTAAAGGCGGTGCATACAAAACCGCAGTTTTACGGATACAACAGCAGTAAAAATGAAAAATTGACATCGGGCGAGACACCGATTCAGCATGTAAGCGACCTGGCAAAAACGGCTTACGCTCATAATGAAAAAATATATAAGACCCCTGCTTTACAGGTAGCCCCGATTAAAGCATCCACCCATCTCGATGTGGAGTATTCGCAGAGAAGTACGGCAGGAAGCGAAGCCGTTAACGTATTTTCTCTTTCCGGAAATACAACCGTTCCTTTTCTTCATCCGGGCTGTGTCGTGGATGTTCAGATGAGAAAAGTAGACAGCAACGAGTCGGATTACTTTACCCGGATCATGGTTACGGAAGCCTCTCATGAAATAGATACCATTGGTCATTATACCGGAAGCTTTGAAGGAATTGCTTCGGATACAGGCTTTATGCCGAAACCGGAATTTAAAATGCCGAAAGCAGAACCGCAGATCGCTACTGTAATTTCAAATGCAGACCCGGAAGGGCAGGGAAGAGTCCAGGTACGGTTTGATTGGCAGACGAATGACACTACTCATTATATCAGAATGATGAGCCCGGATGCGGGAGGTACAGATCAGATTACCCAGAATAGGGGATATGTTGCGATTCCGGAAGTTGGGGACCAGGTTATGGTGAACTTTGTACACAGCCATCCGGACAGACCTTTCGTAATGGGCGGAATGTTTCATGGTGGAGTCGGTCTCGGCGGCGGTATGGATAACAGGGTGAAATCCATCCAGACCCGAAGCGGTCACCGGGTTGTTTTTACTGAGGACGAAAGCATCATCATTACCGATAAATCAGGCAACGAAATTCATCTGGATACTACCGGAAGCAATATTACGATTACAGCCCCCGAAACAATGACGTTTAACTGTAAGAATATGAACATCAATGTCGGGATGAATATGACGACCAATGTTGGAATGAATAAGTCTGATACTATTATGGTGAATCATACAGAAAGTGTGGGTTCTATGAAATACCTTTCTACCGGCGCGGATTTTATGACCAATGTCGTGGGAAGAATGAGTCATTACGTAAAAGGTGATATGGAAGTTTATGGGGAAAAAGAACACAAGCTCACTTCCATGAAAGGTGTAGAAATCAACAGCGAAGGAAAAGTAGAGCATCACGCAGAAAAAGAAGTTCAGAACAACAGTGGCGAGAAATCCAAAAATCACTAA
- a CDS encoding lytic transglycosylase domain-containing protein: MKPNLRNIICTAILLLASPFVNAQFLAASDTSENSVKRYRSIINANKEIVDFIEYSLVQKGLPRHLRNLALIESHFNRNITSGAGAVGVWQFMTAHANQYGLTEQNRNDLYKSTKTATVSLANLYKKYNNWITVVAAYNCGEGNIAKAMAAANSSQYHVFYKFLPEETINHVKKYLNACYATGELQNVLSNYNSSRMNTVFFVKGGSGKDNSQLAETDINAGFNLNIIADELDVDVEKLLSWNPGINDELKQKGQSILYLPTDLMPDFLLRKTKILSRSVKESNTPTIRQ, translated from the coding sequence ATGAAACCAAATCTCAGAAATATCATATGCACGGCCATCTTGCTTTTGGCTTCACCGTTTGTGAATGCCCAGTTTCTGGCGGCTTCCGATACCTCGGAAAACAGCGTGAAAAGATACCGGAGCATCATCAATGCCAATAAAGAAATCGTAGATTTTATCGAATATTCTCTGGTACAGAAAGGACTGCCCAGGCATTTGAGAAACCTGGCCCTGATCGAGTCCCACTTCAACAGGAACATCACTTCCGGAGCCGGAGCAGTCGGTGTCTGGCAGTTTATGACCGCTCATGCCAACCAATATGGTCTTACGGAACAAAACAGGAATGATTTGTACAAAAGCACTAAGACAGCAACCGTTTCTCTGGCCAACCTGTACAAGAAATACAACAACTGGATCACGGTAGTGGCAGCCTACAACTGTGGAGAAGGGAATATTGCAAAAGCGATGGCGGCAGCTAACTCTTCGCAATATCATGTTTTTTATAAATTTTTACCGGAAGAAACCATCAACCACGTTAAAAAATACCTGAATGCATGCTATGCTACCGGAGAACTGCAGAACGTGCTGAGCAACTACAATTCATCCAGAATGAATACCGTATTCTTTGTAAAAGGGGGAAGCGGAAAAGACAATTCCCAGCTGGCCGAAACAGATATTAATGCAGGTTTTAATTTAAATATTATTGCAGACGAACTCGACGTTGACGTGGAAAAGCTCCTTTCGTGGAATCCCGGAATTAATGATGAGCTGAAGCAGAAAGGGCAGAGCATCTTATATCTTCCCACCGATCTGATGCCCGATTTTTTACTCAGAAAGACGAAAATCCTTTCCAGATCCGTTAAAGAATCAAATACACCAACGATCAGGCAGTAG
- a CDS encoding ATP-dependent Clp protease ATP-binding subunit, producing the protein MGVLVTNETVKQLFHIAQSIAKENYNATYGAPHILQALMHKDIGLNEFLKSIDKDPGYFYEWADVRIEDYPKTTHLPDEVREDDSVDDIVEEADDIRLKLGLDEITPVCILTAIVKPQVAFTLQQLKSLPLREHEIFNLYRKDTPYESSDNAEFSSIFSNGSDYSDNSFPSIKSYCVDRTAQARKGEIENIIGRDKELRMLVEILCRRSKPNVIIIGEPGVGKTALVEGFAIEITKGNVPDMLKNGTLLELDTGALLAGTSYKGEIEDRLKKVINECKKIEKAILFIDEIHTLLDPKGSIGNVANLLKPELARGEITVIGATTQEEYRKIIEPEQAFNRRFEVLTVNEPDEKTCVKMIDVLLDGYKKHHGIEVEKTALPECVRLAKRYAKGKKLPDAAIDLLDRTMAAIKMLDELSEKELESWKASYDEILKEEFFEEKDKADELIWTYNLLSDKISPILWGSLSEQPQIDNSMPVEQIQKIIEDTYAELLQHASVKREKVDRLELAAVMAAKTNIPIGKIQAQEKEKLLNMESLLMNRVVGQDHALKILSDAIVENRSGLNKPGQPIGSFFLLGPTGTGKTELAKSMAELLFNDEKAMVRFDMSEFKEEHSAALLYGAPPGYVGYEEGGMLVNKIRQQPYTVVLFDEIEKAHHSVFDVFLQIMDEGKVHDKLGKEGDFSNALILFTSNIGSEEIVKQFEEGKIPESNSLMQIMSNSGRFRPEFLARITEIIPFAPITESIAERIFNIQLKSLHTSLTRLGMSLQISDEAVKNLALGGFSSKYGARQISGVIRSQLARPISKMIVREEVKPGQTIHVDWNSEEEKIAWKVD; encoded by the coding sequence ATGGGAGTACTAGTAACCAACGAGACGGTAAAACAGCTTTTTCATATTGCACAATCGATCGCGAAGGAGAATTATAACGCAACCTATGGAGCACCACATATCCTTCAGGCTTTAATGCACAAAGACATCGGGCTCAACGAATTTCTGAAAAGCATCGATAAGGATCCGGGATATTTCTATGAATGGGCAGATGTGCGTATAGAGGATTATCCCAAAACCACTCATTTGCCTGATGAAGTACGCGAAGACGATTCTGTAGACGACATTGTGGAAGAGGCAGATGATATCCGGTTAAAGCTTGGACTGGACGAAATTACCCCAGTGTGTATCCTGACAGCAATTGTGAAGCCTCAGGTTGCCTTTACGCTGCAGCAGCTCAAATCTCTGCCGTTAAGGGAACATGAGATCTTTAATTTATACAGAAAAGATACACCCTACGAAAGTTCCGATAACGCTGAATTTTCTTCTATCTTTTCAAATGGCTCGGACTATTCGGATAATTCCTTTCCTTCGATTAAAAGTTATTGCGTCGACCGGACCGCCCAGGCCAGAAAAGGCGAAATTGAAAATATCATCGGAAGAGATAAAGAATTGAGGATGCTGGTTGAGATCTTATGCAGGAGAAGCAAGCCCAATGTGATCATTATCGGCGAACCCGGCGTTGGAAAGACTGCATTGGTAGAGGGTTTTGCCATAGAAATCACCAAAGGAAATGTTCCTGATATGCTTAAAAACGGGACGCTTCTTGAGCTTGATACCGGAGCCTTACTAGCCGGAACTTCTTACAAAGGCGAAATTGAGGACCGTCTGAAAAAAGTAATCAATGAATGTAAAAAGATTGAAAAAGCCATTCTTTTTATTGATGAAATTCACACCTTGCTGGATCCGAAAGGAAGCATCGGAAACGTGGCCAATTTATTAAAACCTGAGCTGGCAAGAGGGGAGATTACCGTTATCGGAGCAACCACCCAGGAAGAATACCGGAAGATTATTGAGCCGGAGCAGGCCTTCAACCGACGTTTTGAGGTGCTGACCGTAAATGAACCGGATGAAAAAACCTGTGTTAAAATGATTGATGTTCTTTTGGATGGATATAAAAAACACCACGGTATCGAAGTGGAAAAAACAGCCCTTCCGGAATGTGTACGTCTTGCAAAAAGATACGCCAAAGGAAAAAAACTTCCTGACGCTGCCATTGATCTGCTGGACCGTACGATGGCCGCCATAAAAATGCTGGATGAACTCTCGGAGAAAGAACTGGAAAGCTGGAAAGCGAGTTATGATGAAATTTTAAAGGAAGAATTTTTTGAAGAAAAAGATAAAGCCGATGAACTGATCTGGACCTACAACTTACTGAGTGATAAAATCAGTCCCATTTTGTGGGGATCGTTAAGTGAACAGCCGCAGATCGATAATTCAATGCCGGTTGAGCAGATTCAGAAAATCATTGAGGATACTTATGCGGAACTATTACAGCATGCTTCCGTAAAAAGAGAGAAAGTAGACCGTCTTGAATTAGCTGCCGTAATGGCTGCCAAAACCAATATTCCCATCGGGAAAATTCAGGCGCAGGAAAAAGAAAAGCTTCTGAATATGGAATCTCTTCTGATGAACAGGGTCGTGGGCCAGGACCATGCCTTGAAAATTCTATCGGATGCCATTGTTGAAAACCGCAGCGGACTGAATAAACCGGGACAGCCGATAGGTTCCTTCTTCCTTCTGGGGCCTACCGGAACAGGAAAAACCGAATTGGCCAAATCCATGGCAGAACTGCTTTTCAACGATGAAAAAGCCATGGTGCGATTCGATATGTCGGAATTTAAAGAAGAACATTCCGCGGCCCTCTTGTATGGAGCGCCTCCGGGATATGTAGGATACGAGGAAGGCGGAATGCTGGTGAATAAAATCAGGCAGCAGCCTTATACAGTAGTATTGTTTGATGAAATTGAAAAAGCGCATCACTCCGTATTTGATGTCTTTTTACAGATCATGGACGAAGGAAAAGTTCATGATAAGCTTGGAAAAGAAGGTGACTTCAGCAACGCGCTGATCCTGTTTACCTCCAATATCGGGAGCGAGGAAATTGTAAAGCAGTTTGAAGAAGGGAAAATACCGGAATCAAACTCATTGATGCAGATTATGTCGAATTCAGGACGTTTCAGACCGGAATTTCTGGCAAGGATTACGGAAATCATTCCGTTTGCACCGATCACGGAGTCGATTGCGGAAAGAATTTTTAATATTCAGCTGAAATCGTTACATACTTCCTTAACCCGACTTGGAATGAGCTTACAAATCAGTGATGAGGCAGTGAAGAACCTGGCTTTAGGAGGATTCAGCAGCAAATACGGGGCAAGACAGATTTCCGGCGTCATCCGTTCCCAGCTCGCAAGGCCGATTTCCAAAATGATCGTAAGGGAAGAAGTAAAGCCGGGCCAGACCATCCATGTAGACTGGAATTCCGAAGAAGAAAAGATTGCCTGGAAAGTGGATTGA
- the tssD gene encoding type VI secretion system tube protein TssD yields the protein MAANSRGILKFNGGEGQKLLKLNYSVSRSTDVSGRVASDPSNALIKLTVEATEKSDILESLLNGKYKPTTGEVTFNKSHEEGTLITLSWENGYVIQHEVEFDAVDDNSMLISFVVSAETINYGNSAYEGLWPSA from the coding sequence ATGGCAGCAAATTCAAGAGGAATCTTAAAATTCAACGGTGGAGAGGGTCAGAAATTATTAAAGCTGAACTACAGCGTATCACGATCTACGGACGTTTCCGGTAGAGTAGCATCAGACCCATCCAATGCACTGATCAAGCTTACCGTAGAAGCTACTGAAAAATCAGACATTCTGGAAAGCTTACTGAACGGAAAATACAAGCCTACAACAGGTGAAGTTACCTTCAATAAATCTCACGAAGAAGGTACCCTTATTACCCTTTCCTGGGAAAACGGCTACGTTATCCAGCACGAAGTGGAATTCGACGCGGTGGATGACAACAGCATGCTCATCAGCTTCGTGGTAAGCGCGGAAACAATCAATTATGGTAATTCGGCTTACGAAGGTCTGTGGCCGTCAGCATAA